The segment CCCAGCATGAAAATCCCCCATAGCAATTTTGTATGCACTTCCAAGATCAAAATTTCCCTGGTTTGAGGCAGCCCAAGCAAGTCTATCCCCACCCGTAGAAGTAAGTGCACACGGAGTGGTTTGAATGATATATTTGATGTGCTGTGGAATCTAACAGGAAAGGCACTCCCAATCCCAAATTCCGTCCTTGAAAATATCCTTGATTCTTAGTTGCTGATCCACCAAAGACAGGGGGCCTTGGATCATTTGGCAAACCAAACCTTCAGAGAGCCAGTGATCAAACCAAAACCTGAGATTGCTATTGCAGCCAACTACCCACTTGACGACCCTATTGAAAGTATCCGCCCCTTTCTTCACAGCTGACCAAACTCGTGAACCAGGAAGATTTCTTCCATTCCTAGAGTGTATTCTTTAGGCAGTATAGTATTTAGCGCTCAGCACCTGAGCCCATGGAGAATCTCTCTCTGTATGAAGCCGCCAGTTCAGCTTGGACAGTAAGGCAATATTTCTTCCCTTGGCAGTTTGCAGACCCAAACATCCTTCAAATTTCAGTTTAGTAACTTTGTGCCAACCGACCCAGTGCATTTTTCTAACTGTGTCAATTGAACCTCAGAGAAAATTTCTGTTTACACAATCCACTCCTTGCAAGATCCGGTCCGGAAGATAGGAGCATTGCATAGCATAAGATGGAATGGTTGAAGTCGAAGATTGAACCAACACAGCCCTTCCAGCCAACGACAAAAGATTAGCCTTCCACCCGGCTAATTTTCCTTTAATCCTATCCAAGATAAAATTGAAATCCTGAGAAGAAGAATTTGGATGCTTGATGGGAATTCCAAGATACTTCCCCAAATTCGGGGTAGACATACAGCCAAGGATATCACTCAACGATTCTCTAGAGTCTCGATCCACATTTGGCGAAAAATAAACTCTAGACTTAGATTCATTGATGGTTTGCCCCGACACCGCATAAAACTCATCCAAAACGTCTCTGATACTGGAACAATTTAACAGATCCGCTTTAGCAAAAAGAACTAGATCATCCGCAAACATAAGGTGCGAAAAAGCCACCCCACTTCTAGATGCCTTCACCGGACTCCACATCTTTTCATTACACTTCTCTTCAATGAACTGGCCGAGGTAATCCACATAGAGAATAAAGATATACGGAGAAAGGGGGTCACCTTGTCTTATTCCCCGGGAAGGCGAGATTGGATCAAGAGGGCTGCCATTGAAGAGAATCGAGGTGGTGACCGAAGACACATAACTCATGATAAGCTCAACAAGGCTGGTGGGGAGATTAATCCGGATTAGCATCCTTCTTATGAAGCTCCATTCCAATTTATCGTATGCCTTTTCCAAATCAATTTTGATGGCCATGTACCCCACATTCCCCTTCTTCTTGCTAATGATATGAACAAGTTCCTGAACAATTATGGCATTGTCAATCCCTTTTCGACCGGGCACAAAGGCAGATTGCAGCGGCGAAATGAGGTTCTCCAAGTATGGCCTAAGCCTAGCCACTATGATTTTTGTGACTATTTTGTAAGTCGTATTACAGAGGCTAATTGGCCGATAGTTTCCAAGAGTCTCTGGTCCCTGGATTTTAGGAATAAGGACAATGTGAGTTTGATTAAGCTTTGCCGACATTTTCCTATCCCTAAAGatcttcttaactgcttccacCACAGAATGCCCCACTGAAGGCCAAAAGTGTTGAAAGAATCCTGCATGAAGACCATCCGGTCTTGGGGCTTTAAAGGCCTTAAGGGACCAGAGGGCTGCCTTAATCTCGTCTTCCGTCACAAGGCTTCCCAAGCTCTCTTTTTCCTCATCAGAGAGGCGGGCTTGCCACTGAGAATGACCCGACTGAACCCTATCCGAAGAAATAGAGGAAGTGGTAAAAGTGTCAATGAACCCCTTCCTAATAAAATCCATAATCTCTGCTTCTACATACAGACATTCTCCAACTCCATTCTTAATGGCcaaaatttggtttttctttcgaCGGATCAAGGTTGAGACATGGAAGAAGGCAGTGTTTCTATCTCCTTGGATCATCCAGTTAATTCTCGATTTAAGAGACCACAGCTCTTGTTCTTGCCTAAGCACCACATCCAGCTCTTTCAGAAGGTTGTTCTCCAAGTCCAACAGGGAACTCGAAGGCCTCATTGCTAAAACTCGCTGAATACCATTTAACCTTGCCATAATCTTTCTCTTCCTAGCAAATATATTCCCAAAATGAGATTTATTCCAGATCGTAGCTTCGCGTTGGAAAATATCAATAGCTTTAGTAAGTCCTGTATTCTGACTCCAAGAATTCTCCACCACCTTAGGGAAAGTAACATCAGACAGCCAGAACTGTTGGAATTTGAAAGGCCTAAACCGATAATTCCAGCCTGTGGGTTGCAGCTCAAGGAGCACTGGACAGTGGTCCGAATGGCACCTTGTTAAATGGGATACCCTCGCCTCTGGGTATAGGAGGCACCAACTTGGATTAACAAAGAACCTATCTATTCTCTCTTGGATTAAACCCTGCACTTCCCTCCGGTTTGTCCAAGTGAAGCGAGGCCCAGTAAATCCTAAATCAATCATACTGCATTTGTCAAGGCACTCTTTTAGCATCAAGGATCTATTCACACTAACAGGCCTACCCCCAAACTTATCCTCTCCAACAATAGGTTCGTTAAAATCTCCAGCTAACACCCAAGGCAAATTATGGAGTTCTGCAACCTTAGTTAAGTTATTCCATAACACTTGCCTTTCGGCATGcctaggactagcataaattGCAGAAAGGAACCAAGAAAAATTGGAACTACGTACCTTGACAATAGCATGAATTTCCTGCTTTGTGCTTGACAAATGAGTTACTTCAACCCTATCCGAATCCCACAACATCCAAAGACCCCCTGCATAACCTATAGTGTCTGTAGTGATCACACCGTCAAACGGGAGCCTATCAGTAATCTCCCGAGCTCGCTCACCACCAATTTTTGTTTCCATGATAATCACTATAGCAGGATTGTGATTATTGACAAGATCCCTTATATGGTTCTGGAAAGAGGCCTTCAAGGCACCTCTACAATTCCAAGCTATAAGATTCATGATTAACAAAAAGATTACCTGGCAGCACTCATCAAAAGGCTGGAGAGCCTTCATCTTCCTCAAGAAGCATCCGATCACCCTTCTCGGCGGCAATGTCGCAGAGATTTTCCGTAAACCCATCGTTCCTTCCTGAGTGGTTCTGAGGATATAGGACTCCATGGATGATTGGACCATCAGACTCGACATGGTGATTACCCTGTTCCCTATCAAGCATTTCCGCTTCCTCAGTGTTTCGCACAGCCTCATCTCGCATATCACCGGCGTCTTTGCGAATAGGGCCATTTACTCCCACATGCAGCGACCCTCTTACAGTGGCGTCGGGTCTGCCATTTCTTTTATGTCTCTCCTCGCCGGCGGCGGATAGGTCGCTCTCCCCACCTTTGCCGATGCGAGACTGACCCAATCCATTCCTTGAGCTAATCTTGCTCTGCTCAACCCCTCTAAATTGGTACCTGATATCTGGTCTGCCACCGGTTGCTAGCTTATTATGGAAGGAAGGAGAAGGGTAGTTGTTAGACTGCACAGAGGAAATGGCGTTAGTTCTCTCTAGACCCCTGAAGCTTTTCTGGTGTTCCTTGGATCGGGCAATGTCCTTTTTGCCCTTAACAGAGGCACTAGAGGTCAAATTGGGCTTTACTGGATCCTTTTCCACTCCCGAATGAAACTTTTCTATTGGGCTTGAAGGAGATGGGCCTTGGACCGAGTAAGGGGCCTCACCAACACCCCCTTGGTTCCTTTCTTTAAAGAGATGGGCCGTAGGAATTTTAGGCGGGGATAATTTGTGTTTCCCTTCACGCATAGAATAACGGCTCCCTGTTTTTAGGGCACTACTCGTACTAGCCTTAGCAGCAAGGTCATGCACATCCCACTCCCTCTGCTCTTGAGCAAAAACTCGTCCATTATCAGACATACTCGCACCACGTCATTTTGTCCCATTCCTTTTACATGAAACCAGCAGCCACGAACCATAGTTGTCCTCTAGTGCCTCAGATGTGGTCCCTTTTTCCCATACAGAAATGTCAGCAACATGGGAATTGCATGGGTGACTAGCTCGATCCACGCTGTCACCCTCTTCCTTCTCCATTGGAGCTTTCTCATCCTTAATAGTGTACGGACAACTCTCCCGCCGGTGACCCATCCTCCCACACGAAAAACACAGTCTATTAATGCCTTCATAAGTTACTGGTTGCTTAAACCTCCCAATCAATACCGTGTCAATAAGGGGCTTATCAACATCAACTTGCACACACAGTCGAGCAAATCTTCCTCTGGATTCAGAAGCAGTATGAGTGTCCACTCTTAGAACATTACCAATAGCTTTCCCTATCTGGTGTAACGCCTCGGCGTTATAAAACTCAATGGGCAGTTCATTGAGTCTAATCCATACCGCCACTGAGGATACGTTAGCCGACGACGGTTTAAAATATGGCTCCCACGGTCTAATGGACAAGAAATGCTCACCTATGAACCACAGACCCTTTTTTAACACggcttcaaaattttccttctgTGCGAATCTGATGAGGAAAAAATCATTGCCAAGTCCGACGCAATCCAATCGTCCCACTGGTTTCCAGAGACTATGAATTTTTGCATGTAGGATGTTAAAGCCCACCGTTCTACCATAAACCTTCACTATTAGAGCTTTATACCAAGGAGACCTGATTTGTTGTTTGAACTCCTTAGTAAACTTCATCGCAGCCAGCCCTACACGAAGctcttcaacttcttcttcatcaGATTCCACATCATCCTCCATGAGTTCCGCAAAGTTGAAAGCTTGTGTATAAGCTCCCGGTATCTCTCCCACCAATTTATCCTTGAAGGACGGCGGTGGAGAAGGCGGTCGAAAATCATGACTCTGATCAAACTGAGGGCGCCCCAACCCTTGGCCATCACCAAACCCCGCATGGGTcacattttttactttcttattACTCCGGGCAAGCTCAGCCAATAGAGGTGAAGACATTTACAGGGAATATACTAGtacagagagaaaaaaaaacccaatattcgaaaaagatcaaatgttaaatTTATGAAGCCAATGGAGTTACAATCCAATGGCACCCtctcttcttatatatatacatacaattGGGTATAGTATAAGTCTTAGATGATGAACAGGTTTTGGCCATTCCTAGACTTATATGTTGAGTTTCATGTGGACACAACCTTGTACCTCGTGAATTAGGCAACACAGTTCTATGACTATCTTCAAACATTTAAAGAGCTTAAAAACAATTATGGTCCCTGTGCAAATTCCAATTTCACGTTACATTTGGAAAAGAGCAAGGCCATCAACGAATAAAAGTCAAACTATTGATCTTAAGAAGCGGGTCGGGTATCCACGGGGTTGAAGGCTCGGGTAAGAAGCGGGTTTCAAGACCGACCTCCACTCCACGTACAAAGGGTGGACAAACCCAATTGTAACCACATAAATCCGacccaaaaccaaaaactcataataaaattcaaacccaGCCCACCAATCCATCGAAAAACCGACCCACAAGGAAGAGATATTATATAAAGCATAAAGAGAGCCAAAATGGGTTCACAACCtctccttttgtttgtttgttaaaaCAAACCTCGGTGGCCTAGAATTCACTCGCTTCAGGTCCGTCCATTTTTCttcaatctctctttctctctatcttatAATTGATCATATCTTAGGGTTTTTATTACCTCTTTCGTTTCTGTACGAGACtgttttttgccttttttgaTGCGTGAAAGATTCTGAAGATCTTTGATTCGAACATGTTTTGATTTTCCAGATTTCTAATTATTCGAATATGTTATTTATCGCTGA is part of the Quercus robur chromosome 9, dhQueRobu3.1, whole genome shotgun sequence genome and harbors:
- the LOC126700924 gene encoding uncharacterized protein LOC126700924, which translates into the protein MSSPLLAELARSNKKVKNVTHAGFGDGQGLGRPQFDQSHDFRPPSPPPSFKDKLVGEIPGAYTQAFNFAELMEDDVESDEEEVEELRVGLAAMKFTKEFKQQIRSPWYKALIVKVYGRTVGFNILHAKIHSLWKPVGRLDCVGLGNDFFLIRFAQKENFEAVLKKGLWFIGEHFLSIRPWEPYFKPSSANVSSVAVWIRLNELPIEFYNAEALHQIGKAIGNVLRVDTHTASESRGRFARLCVQVDVDKPLIDTVLIGRFKQPVTYEGINRLCFSCGRMGHRRESCPYTIKDEKAPMEKEEGDSVDRASHPCNSHVADISVWEKGTTSEALEDNYGSWLLVSCKRNGTK